The following are encoded together in the Vigna unguiculata cultivar IT97K-499-35 chromosome 2, ASM411807v1, whole genome shotgun sequence genome:
- the LOC114166206 gene encoding mitochondrial outer membrane protein porin 2 has translation MSKGPGLFTDIGKKAKDLLTKDYTSDRKLTVSSYSSAGVALTSTAVKKGGLSTGDVAALYKYKNTIIDVKLDTASIISTTLTFTDIIPSTKTIASFKLPDYNSGKLEVQYFHDHATLTTAVALNQSPLIDVSATVGTPSIAVGGEAGYDTTSGRFTKYTAGISVSKADSSASIIIGDKGDSIKASYVHHLDLLKKSAAVAEITRKFSTNENILTVGGSFAVDPLTQVKARLNNQGHLGALLQHEIIPKSVLTISGEIDTKALDKKPKFGLGVALKP, from the exons ATGAGCAAGGGACCGGGTCTCTTCACCGATATCGGCAAAAAAGCCAAAG ATCTTTTGACTAAGGACTACACCTCCGATAGGAAACTCACCGTTTCATCCTACAGCAGCGCCGGAGTT GCCCTCACTTCAACTGCTGTGAAGAAAGGAGGACTCTCGACTGGGGATGTGGCAGCACTGTACAAGTATAAGAACACTATTATTGATGTTAAACTTGACACGGCATCAATT ATCTCCACAACCCTCACATTCACTGACATTATTCCGTCCACCAAGACCATTGCTTCATTTAAGCTGCCTGATTATAATTCTGGCAAG CTAGAGGTTCAATACTTCCATGACCATGCTACCTTGACAACCGCTGTTGCCTTGAATCAATCCCCTCTCATTGATGTTTCTGCTACCGTTGGTACCCCAAGCATTGCTGTCGGTGGTGAGGCGGGCTATGACACTACATCTGGTCGTTTTACAAAATACACTGCTGGGATTAGTGTGTCGAAAGCAGATTCATCTGCTTCAATAATCAT TGGTGACAAGGGTGACAGCATTAAAGCCTCATACGTCCATCATCTGGACCTATTGAAGAAGAGTGCTGCTGTCGCAGAGATCACTAGAAAGTTCTCCACAAATGAGAACATTCTTACAGTGGGAGGGTCTTTTGCTGTTGACCCTCTGACACAGGTAAAAGCAAGGCTCAACAATCAAGGACATCTTGGCGCCCTCTTGCAGCATGAGATCATACCAAAATCAGTGTTGACTATTTCTGGTGAGATTGACACCAAGGCCCTGGATAAAAAACCCAAGTTTGGATTGGGAGTTGCCCTCAAACCGTga